Within Actinoplanes sp. L3-i22, the genomic segment CACCGCTGGGTGGCGCTGCTGCTCTCGCTGGGCGTGCTCGCCGTGGCCGCGGTCCCGGCGCTCGACCTGCGGCTCGCGCTGCCCGACGACGGCACCGCCGCGGTGGACTCCACCCAGCGCAAGGCCTACGACCAGCTCGCCGAGGGGTTCGGCGCGGGCTTCAACGGGCCGCTGGTGATCGTGGTCGGCGCCGCCGAGGCGGGCCGGGCGCAGCAGGCGATCGCCACCCTGCCGGACGTCGCCGCGGTCACTCCGCCGACGGTGAACCCGGCCGGGGACACCGCGATGCTGACCGTGGTGCCGTCCAGCGCGCCGACGGCCGAGGCGACCAAGGACCTCGTGCACGCGATCCGGGGCCGGCACGTGCCCGGCCTGGCGGTGACCGGGCCGACGGCCGTCAACATCGACATCTCGGAGAAGCTGAGCGCGGCGCTGATCCCGTACCTCGCAATCGTTGTCGGTCTTGCCTTTGTGCTCTTGATGTTGGTGTTCCGCAGCGTGCTGGTGCCGCTCAAGGCGACGGCCGGCTTCCTGCTGTCGGTGGCCGCCGCGTTCGGGGCGCTGGTCGCGGTGTTCCAGAACGGACATCTCGCCGGGCTGATCGGGCTGGAGTCGACCGGGCCGATCGTCAGCGTGATGCCGATCTTCCTGATCGGGATCCTGTTCGGGCTGGCCATGGACTACGAGGTCTTCCTGGTCACCCGGACCCGGGAGGAGTTCGTGCACGGGGCCGGACCGGACGAGGCGGTCGTCGCCGGGATGCGGCACGGCGCCCGGGTGGTCACCGCGGCCGCGCTGATCATGATGAGCGTGTTCGCCGGGTTCATCCTCGCCGACGACACGATCATCAAATCGCTCGGTTTCGCGCTCGCCTTCGGCGTCGCCGTCGATGCTTTCATCGTACGGATGACCATCGTCCCGGCCGTGCTCTCGCTGCTCGGCCGTGCCGCCTGGTGGCTGCCGCGCTGGCTCGACCGGGTGCTGCCGGACGTGGACGTGGAGGGCGAGAAGCTGGCCCGGCAGCTGGCCGCCGAGCCGGAACCGCGGGAGCCGGCGCTCAGCGCTCCCTGACCCCGCCGAGCAGCGCGGCCGCGACCCTGGTGAACTCCTCGACCAGCGGGCCGGTCTCCCCGGGCCGGGCGGCGACCAGCACCCGGCACGGCTCGACGTCGTGGACCCGGACCCAGGTCAGGTCCCGGCGCAGGGCCGTGTCGTCGCCGCCCAGCGGGGCCATGGTCAGCGCGTCCCCGGCCGCGACCAGCTCGAGCTTGTCCTCCATGGTCGCGGCGACCGGCCCGTCCGGGGCGGGCCGGCCGTCCGGGCGCGGATCGATCCGCCAGTACGCGTCCAGCGCCGGATCCGGGTAGCGGACCAGCGGCTCGTCGGCGAAGTCGGCCAGGCTCACCGACTCCTTGCCGGCCAGCCGGTGGGTGACCGGCACGACCAGCACCTTCGGCTCGTCGTAGAGGACCGTGACGCGCAACCGGCCGGCCGGCAACGGGGTGCGGGCGAGCACCACGTCGACCCGGCGGTCGAGCAGGGCCGCGGCCACGTCCGGCTGGGTGAGGTGCCGGGTCCGCGCGCTGATGCCACGACGGCGCAGCTCGCGGACCACCGGCGTGACGATCAGGTTGCCGGTGTGGCCGATCAGCAGGGT encodes:
- a CDS encoding LysR family transcriptional regulator is translated as MDIDLRLVRYFTVVAEHGNFHRAAAALRTAQPSLSRQIQQLEKVLGVRLFERTRQGSHLTAAGQAFLPEALALLTAAERAVDRARSANGSPTLLIGHTGNLIVTPVVRELRRRGISARTRHLTQPDVAAALLDRRVDVVLARTPLPAGRLRVTVLYDEPKVLVVPVTHRLAGKESVSLADFADEPLVRYPDPALDAYWRIDPRPDGRPAPDGPVAATMEDKLELVAAGDALTMAPLGGDDTALRRDLTWVRVHDVEPCRVLVAARPGETGPLVEEFTRVAAALLGGVRER